In the Burkholderia glumae LMG 2196 = ATCC 33617 genome, one interval contains:
- a CDS encoding DUF445 domain-containing protein: protein MRDKAAELQASKRRALGLLIGVTVVFVATLWFPGVGWVGGVKAVAEAAMVGALADWFAVAALFRRVPIPIVSRHTEIVPRNQARIADNLAQFVHDRFLDPASIVALMRRHDPAERLAQWLVEPANTALLGGYVGRLASLALDLVDDARVRGFIRDALRAALDRLDLSRSAGAILETLTRDGRHQQLLDDGIAQLVALLREPDKRAAIAAYIVDWLKDRYPKMERVMPTAWISESGAELIANIVTRVLVQIGEDPDHQLRRSFDAAAERLVERLKTDPRFLEKGEELKRYLRDGEAFTGYVAELWAQLRDWLKADLARQDSLLHRQAAALGGWLGERLAASPALRASMNEHVEKAAAELAPEFAAFLTRHIGDTVRNWDPAEMSRQVELNIGRDLQSIRINGTVVGGLIGLALYLVTCAARWAGAWVPPH from the coding sequence ATGCGGGACAAGGCAGCGGAATTGCAGGCGAGCAAGCGGCGCGCGCTCGGATTGCTGATCGGCGTGACGGTCGTGTTCGTCGCCACGCTGTGGTTTCCGGGCGTGGGCTGGGTGGGCGGCGTGAAGGCCGTGGCCGAGGCCGCGATGGTCGGCGCGCTGGCCGACTGGTTCGCGGTGGCGGCGCTGTTCAGGCGCGTGCCGATTCCGATCGTATCGCGCCATACCGAGATCGTGCCGCGCAACCAGGCACGCATCGCCGACAATCTCGCGCAGTTCGTCCATGACCGCTTCCTCGATCCGGCCTCGATCGTCGCGCTGATGCGGCGCCACGACCCGGCCGAGCGCCTCGCGCAGTGGCTCGTCGAGCCGGCCAACACGGCGCTGCTGGGCGGCTATGTGGGGCGGCTCGCGAGCCTCGCGCTGGACCTGGTCGACGACGCGCGGGTGCGCGGCTTCATCCGCGACGCGCTGCGCGCCGCGCTCGACCGGCTCGACCTGTCGCGCTCGGCGGGCGCGATCCTCGAGACGCTGACGCGCGACGGGCGCCACCAGCAGCTGCTCGACGACGGCATCGCGCAGCTGGTGGCGCTGCTGCGCGAGCCCGACAAGCGCGCCGCGATCGCCGCATATATCGTCGATTGGCTGAAGGACCGCTATCCCAAGATGGAGCGCGTGATGCCGACCGCCTGGATCAGCGAGAGCGGTGCCGAGCTGATCGCGAACATCGTCACGCGCGTGCTGGTGCAGATCGGCGAGGATCCGGACCATCAATTGCGGCGCAGCTTCGATGCGGCCGCCGAGCGGCTGGTCGAGCGTCTCAAGACGGACCCGCGGTTTCTCGAGAAGGGCGAGGAGCTGAAGCGCTACCTGCGCGACGGCGAGGCGTTCACCGGCTACGTGGCCGAGCTCTGGGCCCAACTGCGCGACTGGCTCAAGGCAGATCTCGCGCGCCAGGATTCGCTGCTGCACCGGCAGGCCGCCGCGCTCGGCGGCTGGCTCGGCGAGCGGCTCGCGGCGAGCCCGGCGCTGCGAGCCTCGATGAACGAGCACGTCGAGAAGGCCGCCGCCGAGCTGGCGCCCGAGTTCGCCGCCTTCCTCACGCGCCATATCGGCGACACGGTCCGCAACTGGGACCCGGCGGAGATGTCGCGTCAGGTCGAGCTCAACATCGGCCGCGACCTGCAGAGCATTCGCATCAACGGCACGGTGGTGGGCGGCCTGATCGGGCTCGCGCTGTATCTGGTGACCTGCGCGGCGCGCTGGGCCGGCGCCTGGGTGCCGCCGCACTGA
- a CDS encoding response regulator: MSDTPIQVLLVDDDAALRDLLRTFFQQRGIEVSVLHDATTLERRLERERPSVIVLDLMMPGVDGLTVLKQLRASGDTIPVIMLTARADGVDRVIGLELGADDYLGKPFMPQELLARIHAVLRRHAPAGLARPAAERREPLRFGPFRLDFTTRTLYRDTEPLKLTGGEYALLEVFATHPMETLSRARLLDMLHGPYSNLTERGIDVPVWRLRRLLEDDPARPRYVQTMRGVGYMFVPGGDADETPL, from the coding sequence ATGTCCGATACGCCCATCCAGGTCCTGCTGGTCGACGACGATGCCGCGCTGCGCGATCTGCTCCGTACCTTTTTCCAGCAGCGCGGCATCGAGGTGTCGGTGCTGCACGACGCCACCACGCTGGAGCGGCGCCTCGAGCGCGAGCGGCCTTCGGTGATCGTGCTCGACCTGATGATGCCCGGCGTCGACGGGCTGACCGTGCTCAAGCAACTGCGCGCGAGCGGCGACACGATTCCGGTCATCATGCTGACGGCGCGCGCCGACGGCGTCGATCGCGTGATCGGCCTCGAACTCGGTGCCGACGACTATCTCGGCAAGCCGTTCATGCCGCAGGAACTGCTCGCGCGAATCCACGCGGTGCTGCGCCGCCACGCGCCGGCCGGCCTCGCGCGGCCCGCCGCCGAGCGGCGCGAGCCGCTGCGCTTCGGCCCGTTCCGGCTCGACTTCACCACCCGCACGCTGTATCGCGACACCGAGCCGCTCAAGCTCACGGGCGGCGAATACGCGCTGCTCGAAGTGTTCGCGACGCATCCGATGGAGACGCTCTCGCGCGCGCGGCTGCTCGACATGCTGCACGGGCCGTATTCGAACCTGACCGAGCGCGGCATCGACGTGCCGGTCTGGCGCCTGCGCCGCCTGCTGGAAGACGACCCCGCCCGGCCGCGCTACGTGCAGACGATGCGCGGCGTCGGCTACATGTTCGTGCCTGGCGGCGATGCCGATGAAACGCCGCTTTGA
- a CDS encoding HIT family protein → MAYDDNNIFAKILRGELPCTKVCETDTTIAFMDIMPQSPGHVLIVPKEAAVMLYELSDEAAAECIRMSKRVALAIREALQPDGLFVGQFNGEAAGQTVPHVHFHLIPRWATQPLGAHSREVADPAELTAMAERIRAALK, encoded by the coding sequence ATGGCTTACGACGACAACAACATCTTCGCGAAGATCCTGCGCGGCGAACTGCCCTGCACGAAGGTCTGCGAGACCGATACGACGATCGCGTTCATGGACATCATGCCCCAGTCGCCCGGGCACGTGCTGATCGTGCCGAAGGAAGCGGCGGTGATGCTCTACGAGCTGTCCGACGAGGCGGCCGCCGAATGCATCCGCATGAGCAAGCGCGTGGCGCTCGCGATCCGCGAGGCGCTGCAGCCGGACGGCCTGTTCGTCGGCCAGTTCAACGGCGAGGCGGCCGGGCAGACGGTGCCGCACGTCCATTTCCACCTGATCCCGCGCTGGGCCACTCAGCCGCTCGGCGCGCACTCGCGCGAGGTGGCCGATCCCGCCGAACTGACGGCGATGGCCGAGCGAATCCGCGCGGCGCTGAAGTAA
- a CDS encoding phospholipase D family protein, which yields MPAIPVRREPRVRRPAHPARRFAAAGLAALWLAGCATHPPATTLPRSVTHALPPDTPTPLREALAAPERAHPGQSGFRVLSVGTDALQMRIALARAATKTLDMQYYIATEDTTGKLLLAAALYAADRGVRVRMLVDDLNFKDIGQVMASLNAHPNIEIRVFNPFGATQRGVLARTADFVSKIDRFTRRMHNKAMIADNQLAIVGGRNLGDEYFSASPTLQFRDLDVLAAGPVTADISRSFDTYWASASAYPLRALNHQHFDPQDLDRTREALREHWRENARPYDAKPLNATPLADQIAREQLGLVWADATFAVDSPDKITMARGTYQSPPMQQLARLTQQARREFLLISPYFVPHQAGVEALGRLVARGVRVAVLTNSLSATDAVAVQAGYAPYRVPLLERGVELYEFRAEQPQGSTVRMFGSQSRSSLHAKAYVVDRSTLVIGSLNLDPRSAYLNTELALVIRSPKLAGEVATLFDQVTAPTESYRVTLADPSPSPNGWHSALVWTDVEHGQQRSYSVDPHAGLLRNVLTGLFRMLPVDGQL from the coding sequence GTGCCGGCCATCCCCGTCCGTCGCGAGCCGCGCGTCCGCCGTCCGGCGCACCCGGCCCGCCGCTTCGCCGCAGCCGGCCTGGCCGCGCTCTGGCTCGCCGGCTGCGCCACGCATCCGCCCGCCACCACGCTGCCGCGCTCGGTCACGCATGCGCTGCCGCCGGACACGCCCACGCCGCTGCGCGAGGCGCTCGCCGCGCCCGAGCGCGCCCATCCGGGGCAGTCGGGCTTTCGCGTGCTGTCGGTGGGCACCGATGCGCTGCAGATGCGCATCGCGCTGGCGCGCGCGGCCACCAAGACGCTCGACATGCAGTACTACATCGCCACCGAGGACACCACCGGCAAGCTGCTGCTGGCCGCGGCGCTCTACGCGGCCGATCGCGGCGTGCGGGTGCGGATGCTGGTGGACGACCTGAACTTCAAGGACATCGGACAGGTGATGGCATCGCTGAACGCGCATCCCAACATCGAGATCCGCGTGTTCAATCCGTTCGGGGCGACCCAGCGCGGCGTGTTGGCGCGCACTGCCGATTTCGTCTCGAAGATCGACCGCTTCACGCGGCGCATGCACAACAAGGCGATGATCGCCGACAACCAGCTCGCGATCGTCGGCGGCCGCAACCTCGGCGACGAGTATTTCAGCGCCAGCCCGACGCTGCAGTTCCGCGATCTCGACGTGCTCGCGGCCGGCCCCGTCACGGCCGACATCTCGCGCAGCTTCGACACCTACTGGGCGAGCGCGAGCGCCTATCCGCTGCGCGCGCTCAATCATCAGCATTTCGATCCGCAGGATCTCGACCGCACGCGCGAAGCGCTGCGCGAGCACTGGCGCGAGAACGCCCGCCCCTACGACGCGAAGCCGCTGAACGCCACGCCGCTCGCCGACCAGATCGCGCGCGAGCAGCTCGGGCTGGTGTGGGCCGACGCGACGTTCGCGGTCGATTCGCCGGACAAGATCACGATGGCGCGCGGCACCTACCAGAGCCCGCCGATGCAGCAGCTGGCGAGGCTGACCCAGCAAGCGCGCCGCGAATTCCTGCTGATCTCGCCGTACTTCGTGCCGCACCAAGCCGGCGTCGAGGCGCTCGGCCGGCTCGTGGCGCGCGGCGTGCGGGTGGCGGTGCTGACCAATTCGCTCTCGGCCACCGACGCGGTAGCCGTGCAGGCCGGTTATGCGCCCTACCGCGTGCCGCTGCTCGAACGCGGCGTGGAGCTCTACGAGTTCCGCGCCGAGCAGCCGCAGGGCTCGACCGTGCGGATGTTCGGCTCGCAGTCGCGCTCGAGCCTGCATGCGAAAGCCTACGTGGTGGACCGCAGCACGCTCGTGATCGGCTCGCTCAATCTCGATCCGCGCTCGGCCTACCTCAACACCGAACTCGCGCTCGTGATCCGCAGCCCGAAGCTGGCGGGCGAGGTCGCCACGCTGTTCGACCAGGTTACGGCGCCGACCGAAAGCTACCGCGTGACGCTCGCCGATCCGTCGCCGTCGCCGAACGGCTGGCACTCGGCGCTCGTCTGGACCGACGTGGAACACGGCCAACAGCGCAGCTACAGCGTCGATCCGCACGCGGGGCTGCTGCGCAACGTGCTGACGGGCCTGTTCCGGATGCTGCCCGTGGACGGCCAGCTGTGA
- the cyoC gene encoding cytochrome o ubiquinol oxidase subunit III, with product MAQSTLTADHHHAAEHHHPPSHSVFGFWLYLMTDCILFGTLFAVFAVMQHEFAGGPTAKDLFDIPGVALETAALLLSSITYGFAMIGAHRNNRGAVFGWLAVTFLLGASFLFMEIREFTHLIAEGAGPDRSGFLSSFFTLVATHGLHVTMGLIWMVVLVVQIARNPELSEQDVRRLTCLSLFWHFLDIVWICVFTFVYLVSVI from the coding sequence ATGGCACAAAGCACCCTGACTGCCGATCACCATCACGCGGCAGAGCATCACCATCCGCCGTCGCATTCGGTGTTCGGCTTCTGGCTGTACCTGATGACCGACTGTATCCTGTTCGGCACGCTGTTCGCCGTGTTCGCGGTGATGCAGCACGAGTTCGCCGGCGGCCCCACGGCCAAGGATCTGTTCGACATCCCGGGCGTCGCGCTCGAAACGGCGGCGCTGCTGCTGAGCTCGATCACCTACGGCTTCGCCATGATCGGCGCGCATCGCAACAACCGCGGTGCCGTGTTCGGCTGGCTGGCCGTGACGTTCCTGCTCGGCGCGTCGTTCCTGTTCATGGAAATCCGCGAGTTCACGCACCTGATCGCCGAGGGCGCCGGGCCGGACCGCAGCGGTTTCCTGTCGTCGTTCTTCACGCTGGTGGCCACCCACGGTCTGCACGTGACGATGGGCCTGATCTGGATGGTCGTGCTGGTGGTCCAGATCGCGCGCAACCCGGAGCTGTCGGAGCAGGACGTGCGTCGCCTGACGTGCCTGAGCCTGTTCTGGCACTTCTTGGACATCGTCTGGATCTGCGTGTTTACCTTCGTCTACCTCGTGAGTGTGATCTAA
- a CDS encoding ATP-binding protein: MKRRFDTLFVRLALMAIGLVLVVHAIGLVLLDRERLRLEVEQTRRVIALSTQAQASGSALGLAVSAMLGTSFVDVKDALAFGCPPPCVDTYGPFERHLREAMPPGTHVVGDGRSRTIWARYPGARYWVTLPSTMPSVTRFIGASSLTMLIGIGLAIFGAWRIQRPLRRLAQAVRDFRLGNRQAAVPVGGPREVKDVIANFNEMVSELAQGEQERAMMLAGLAHDLRAPITRMQVRADLLPDQATRDGFLRDAEALSRIVTQFLDFAGEGAAPSPTASVDAHCRQHYGGELDDALVTTDLRAGEGFRLPLVDLDRILSNLIENAMTYGEPPVEISTAALAQGYRLVVRDHGPGIPEAELERAQRPFVRLDAARGGDAHCGLGLAIVKRLVHQRRGSFVASNADDGGFVVTMTFPPA, translated from the coding sequence ATGAAACGCCGCTTTGATACGCTGTTCGTCCGGCTGGCGTTGATGGCCATCGGCCTCGTGCTGGTGGTCCACGCGATCGGCCTGGTGCTGCTCGACCGCGAGCGGCTGCGCCTGGAAGTCGAGCAGACGCGCCGCGTGATCGCGCTGTCCACGCAGGCGCAGGCGAGCGGCAGCGCGCTCGGCCTCGCGGTCAGCGCGATGCTCGGCACGTCGTTCGTCGACGTGAAGGATGCCTTGGCGTTCGGCTGCCCGCCGCCGTGCGTCGATACCTATGGCCCGTTCGAGCGCCATCTGCGCGAGGCGATGCCGCCCGGCACGCACGTGGTCGGTGACGGCCGCTCGCGCACCATCTGGGCACGCTATCCGGGCGCGCGCTACTGGGTGACGCTGCCCTCGACGATGCCGTCGGTCACGCGCTTCATCGGCGCCTCGTCGCTGACGATGCTGATCGGCATCGGCCTGGCGATCTTCGGCGCCTGGCGCATCCAGCGCCCGCTGCGGCGGCTCGCGCAGGCGGTGCGCGATTTCCGGCTCGGCAACCGGCAGGCGGCGGTGCCGGTCGGCGGCCCGCGCGAGGTCAAGGACGTGATCGCGAACTTCAACGAGATGGTGAGCGAGCTGGCGCAGGGCGAGCAGGAGCGCGCGATGATGCTGGCTGGCCTCGCGCACGACCTGCGCGCGCCGATCACGCGCATGCAGGTGCGCGCCGACCTGCTGCCCGACCAGGCCACCCGCGACGGCTTCCTGCGCGATGCCGAGGCGCTTTCGCGGATCGTCACGCAGTTCCTCGATTTCGCGGGCGAAGGCGCGGCGCCGTCGCCGACCGCGAGCGTCGACGCGCATTGCCGCCAGCACTACGGGGGCGAGCTCGACGACGCGCTCGTTACCACCGACCTGCGCGCCGGCGAGGGTTTCCGGCTGCCGCTCGTCGATCTCGACCGGATTCTGTCGAACCTGATCGAGAACGCGATGACCTACGGCGAGCCGCCCGTCGAGATCTCCACGGCGGCGCTCGCGCAGGGCTACCGGCTGGTGGTGCGCGACCACGGGCCGGGCATTCCCGAGGCCGAGCTCGAACGCGCGCAGCGGCCGTTCGTGCGGCTCGACGCGGCGCGCGGCGGCGACGCGCACTGCGGGCTCGGGCTCGCGATCGTCAAGCGGCTGGTGCACCAGCGGCGCGGCAGCTTCGTCGCCTCGAACGCCGACGACGGCGGCTTCGTCGTCACCATGACGTTCCCGCCCGCCTGA
- the cyoD gene encoding cytochrome o ubiquinol oxidase subunit IV, producing MAHSHTHASHDDASHGTVSSYLVGFVLSVILTAASFGVVLGGWFSTNEVKILVLAVLAAVQIVVHLIFFLHMNGSSSQRWNVTAFAYTVLTVGIVIVGSLWIMHNVSINMMSR from the coding sequence ATGGCCCATTCGCATACGCATGCGTCGCATGACGACGCCTCGCACGGCACCGTCAGCAGCTACCTGGTCGGGTTCGTGCTGTCGGTGATCCTGACGGCCGCGTCGTTCGGGGTGGTGCTCGGCGGCTGGTTCTCGACCAACGAAGTCAAGATCCTCGTGCTGGCCGTGCTGGCCGCGGTGCAGATCGTGGTCCACCTGATCTTCTTCCTGCACATGAACGGCTCGTCGAGCCAGCGCTGGAACGTGACCGCCTTTGCCTACACGGTGCTGACGGTGGGCATCGTGATCGTCGGTTCGCTGTGGATCATGCACAACGTCAGCATCAACATGATGTCGCGCTGA
- a CDS encoding Na+/H+ antiporter — MSAVSVFKLVLLSFAAIVVLELVAKKLRLPPAAALLVGGAGIAFVPGLPPVNLDPDLVLIVFLPPLLVDGAYFSVWEEFKRNLGGIMLLAIGAVVFTTLAVGVAVHWAVPALPWAACFTLGAIVSPPDAVAAKAVLERVALPRRLMVLLEGESLLNDAAGLVLFRFAVAAALTGAFSFEGAVVRFAELALGGVAVGFIIGWLLIRFIRLLSDEYLIVTTAVLGGWVSYIAGETLEVSGLISAVTMGMMLGWHQHEVFSATVRVRSTAFWQIMVFLLEALVFVLIGLSLRGVMLRLGGFGAVFATMTPALLAVLAAVIGSRFVWVFAVEALKLPRRWLGHAQPRADWRAATVMSWAGMRGVVTLAIALSLPEAMPGRDMILVAAFAVILVTVLLQGTTIGPLIRLVAPRDAHGPDARHLSGPQAWARLARAQLAAIEPLVRDAAGKVVHPRLLEQYTYRAAMAERFEHAAAFPAQDVHAHYDVVLAAVSAGRAEMLKMHRGGLIHDEILHELEHDLDLQEVTARHAME; from the coding sequence GTGTCCGCCGTGTCCGTCTTCAAACTGGTCCTGCTGTCGTTTGCCGCGATCGTCGTGCTCGAGCTCGTCGCCAAGAAGCTGCGGCTGCCGCCGGCCGCCGCGCTGCTGGTGGGCGGCGCGGGCATCGCGTTCGTGCCGGGCCTGCCGCCCGTCAATCTCGATCCCGATCTGGTGCTGATCGTGTTCCTGCCGCCGCTGCTGGTGGACGGCGCGTATTTCTCGGTCTGGGAGGAGTTCAAGCGCAACCTGGGCGGCATCATGCTGCTGGCGATCGGCGCGGTGGTGTTCACCACGCTCGCGGTGGGCGTGGCCGTGCATTGGGCCGTGCCGGCGCTGCCGTGGGCGGCCTGCTTCACGCTCGGCGCGATCGTCTCGCCGCCCGATGCGGTGGCCGCCAAGGCCGTGCTCGAACGGGTCGCGCTGCCGCGCCGGCTGATGGTGCTGCTCGAAGGCGAGAGCCTGCTCAACGACGCGGCCGGCCTGGTGCTGTTCCGCTTCGCGGTGGCCGCCGCGCTGACCGGCGCGTTCAGCTTCGAGGGCGCGGTGGTGCGCTTCGCGGAGCTCGCGCTGGGCGGCGTGGCGGTGGGCTTCATCATCGGCTGGCTGCTGATCCGGTTCATTCGGTTGTTGTCCGACGAATACCTGATCGTCACGACCGCCGTGCTCGGCGGCTGGGTCAGCTACATCGCCGGCGAGACGCTGGAGGTGTCGGGCTTGATCTCGGCCGTCACGATGGGCATGATGCTCGGCTGGCATCAGCACGAGGTCTTCAGCGCCACGGTGCGGGTCCGCTCCACGGCGTTCTGGCAGATCATGGTGTTCCTGCTGGAGGCGCTGGTGTTCGTGCTGATCGGGCTGTCGCTGCGCGGCGTGATGCTGCGCCTGGGCGGCTTCGGCGCGGTGTTCGCCACCATGACGCCGGCCCTGCTCGCGGTGCTGGCCGCCGTGATCGGCTCGCGCTTCGTCTGGGTGTTCGCGGTCGAGGCGCTGAAGCTGCCGCGCCGCTGGCTCGGCCACGCGCAGCCGCGCGCCGACTGGCGCGCGGCCACCGTGATGAGCTGGGCCGGCATGCGTGGGGTGGTGACGCTGGCCATCGCGCTGTCGCTGCCCGAGGCGATGCCGGGCCGCGACATGATCCTGGTGGCCGCGTTCGCGGTGATCCTGGTCACGGTGCTGCTGCAGGGGACCACCATCGGCCCGCTGATCCGGCTGGTCGCGCCGCGCGATGCCCATGGGCCGGACGCGCGCCACCTGAGCGGGCCGCAGGCCTGGGCCCGGCTCGCGCGCGCGCAGCTCGCGGCGATCGAGCCGCTGGTGCGCGACGCCGCCGGCAAGGTCGTGCATCCGCGCCTGCTCGAGCAGTACACCTACCGCGCGGCGATGGCCGAGCGCTTCGAGCACGCCGCCGCGTTCCCGGCGCAGGACGTCCACGCGCACTACGACGTGGTGCTCGCGGCGGTCTCGGCCGGGCGTGCCGAGATGCTGAAGATGCACCGCGGCGGGCTGATCCACGACGAGATCCTGCATGAGCTGGAACACGACCTCGACCTGCAGGAAGTCACGGCGCGCCACGCCATGGAATGA